From a region of the Cololabis saira isolate AMF1-May2022 chromosome 8, fColSai1.1, whole genome shotgun sequence genome:
- the rpn1 gene encoding dolichyl-diphosphooligosaccharide--protein glycosyltransferase subunit 1 has protein sequence MTRKPLLSIACVLLVFPVMVRVSAADGLVNEDVKRTVDLSTHLAKITAEIVLVNQGPGPVHSFVIAVESDLAPHLAYIGASVKGDEEEDGTLELQQTTVRGQSGEFYKVQLPSSLAAGAQLKTKVEMSFSHVLKPFPTQITQAERQLVVFQGNHYLYSPYPTRSQTTRVRLASKNVENYTKLGNPSKVDEVIEYGAFKDIAPFSEDTLKIHYENNTPFLTITSITRIIEVSHWGNIAVEETIDLRHTGAVLKGPFSRYDYQRQSDSGISSVKSFKTILPASAQDVYYRDEIGNISTSHLQVLDDSVEVEVRPRFPLFGGWKTHYIIGYNLPSYEYLYMLGDQYALKMRLVDHVYDDQVIDDMTVKIILPEGARNVHVDTPYNIDHLPSQLHYTYLDTFGRPVLVATKNNLVEQHIQDFVVHYNFNKILMLQEPLLVVGAFYILFFTVIIYVRLDFSITKDPAAEVRMKVASITEQVLTLVNKRLGLYRHMDEVVNRYKQSRDTGALNSGRKTLEADHRTLTNEISSLQARLKAEGSDLAEKVGEVQKLDGQVKELVSRSCLEAERLVAGKVKKEAYIESEKTLTSKRQELINRIDSLLDAL, from the exons ATGACACGAAAACCCTTGCTCTCCATCGCCTGCGTGCTGCTGGTGTTCCCTGTGATGGTGCGGGTTTCAGCAGCAGACGGTCTGGTGAATGAGGATGTGAAGAGGACGGTGGACCTGAGCACTCATCTGGCCAAGATCACTGCAGAGATAGTCCTGGTGAACCAGGGACCCGGCCCGGTGCACAGCTTTGTCATAGCCGTGGAGAGCGACCTGGCACCGCATCTGGCCTACATCGGAGCCTCG GTGAaaggtgatgaagaggaggatggCACACTTGAGCTCCAGCAGACAACAGTTAGGGGCCAAAG TGGTGAGTTCTACAAAGTCCAGCTGCCGTCAAGTCTGGCTGCCGGTGCTCAGCTGAAGACAAAGGTGGAGATGTCATTCAGTCACGTACTGAAGCCTTTCCCCACACAAATCACTCAAGCCGAGCGCCAGCTGGTGGTTTTCCAGGGGAACCATTACCTCTACTCCCCATATCCCACTCGCAGTCAGACCACACGGGTCCGTCTGGCCTCCAAGAACGTTGAGAACTACACAAAGCTGGGCAACCCGAGCAAGGTGGATGAGGTTATTGAGTATGGAGCCTTCAAAGACATTGCACCATTCAGCGAG GATACCCTGAAGATCCATTATGAAAACAACACGCCGTTTCTCACCATCACTAGCATTACTCGTATTATTGAGGTGTCTCACTGGGGAAACATTGCTGTGGAAGAAACCATCGACCTGAGGCACACCGGGGCCGTCCTGAAGGGCCCGTTTTCACGTTACGATTACCAACGTCAGTCAGACAGTGGAATCTCATCCGTCAAGTCATTTAAG ACCATCCTTCCAGCCTCGGCTCAAGATGTTTACTACCGGGACGAGATCGGCAACATCTCCACCTCCCATCTGCAGGTTCTGGATGACtcggtggaggtggaggtcagGCCTCGTTTCCCCTTATTCGGAGGCTGGAAAACCCACTATATCATTGGATACAATCTACCAAGCTACGAGTACCTCTACATGCTTG GTGACCAGTATGCCCTGAAAATGAGATTGGTTGACCACGTGTATGATGACCAGGTTATTGACGACATGACTGTGAAAATCATTTTGCCAGAGGGAGCCAG aaatgtccaTGTGGATACACCATACAACATTGATCACTTACCAAGTCAGCTGCATTACACATATCTGGATACGTTTGGCCGACCGGTCTTGGTGGCCACAAAGAACAACCTGGTGGAGCAGCACATTCAGGATTTTGTG gtTCATTATAATTTCAATAAGATCCTGATGCTACAGGAGCCTCTATTGGTTGTAGGAGCCTTCTACATCCTCTTCTTCACTGTCATCATCTATGTTCGTCTGGACTTTTCCATCACAAAg GATCCTGCAGCGGAGGTGCGGATGAAGGTAGCCTCCATCACAGAGCAGGTCCTGACTCTAGTCAACAAACGTCTGGGTCTCTACCGACACATGGATGAGGTGGTCAACCGCTACAAACAGTCCCGTGACACGGGGGCGCTAAACAGCGGTCGGAAGACCCTAGAGGCCGACCACCGCACTCTCACCAACGAGATCAGCTCGCTGCAGGCTCGGCTCAAGGCAGAGGGCTCTGACCTGGCTGAAAAG
- the acad9 gene encoding complex I assembly factor ACAD9, mitochondrial, whose protein sequence is MTLNRLFVLSRTFSVRKHLLECFGRQTSKDVVHLQQRRRFKTHSRSLAYAKDLFLGQVNKAEVFPYPEIGNEELDEMKQFVAPVEKFFRDEVDSSKIDQEAKIPADTLNGLKELGLFGIMVPEEYGGLGLSNVMYARLNEIIALDGSIAVTLAAHQAIGLKGILIAGNEAQKTKYLPKLASGEHIAAFCLTEPGSGSDAASIQTRATLSEDGKHYLINGSKIWISNGATADIMTVFARTEVTVDGVKKDKISAFIVERAFGGITSGKPEDKLGIRGSNTCEVSYDNVPVPLENVIGNVGDGFKIAMNILNSGRFSMGSSCAGMIKKLIELSSEYAATRKQFNKSLSEFGMIQDKFAYMALNAFVMESMAYMTAGMMDRPGVPDCSLEAAMVKVFSSEGGWICVSEALQVLGGLGYTKNYPFERYVRDCRILPIFEGTNEILRMYVALTGMQYAGNVLTAKIKEIKKGHVVLAMGMAGKKLKTLLGGSVDLGLTGKDGVVHPSMQESAKKFEQNVNLFGSTVESLLYRYGKTIVDEQLILKRVADVLINLYAMTAVLSRASRSISIGLRNHDNEVLLANTFCNDAFFKNNYWMVQLQKHSPENNDANIKKIATAVFENRTYICSHPLERTY, encoded by the exons ATGACGTTGAACAGATTGTTTGTCTTGTCCAGGACCTTTTCCGTCCGTAAACATCTGCTTGAGTGTTTTGGGAGGCAAACCAGTAAAGATGTGGTACATCTGCAGCAGCGGAGACGCTTTAAAACCCACAGCAGAAGCCTCGCGTACGCCAAGGATCTGTTCCTCGGTCAGGTGAACAAG GCTGAGGTTTTTCCTTATCCAGAAATTGGAAATGAAGAGCTGGATGAGATGAAACAGTTTGTTGCACCCGTCGAGAAATTCTTCAGGGATGAAG TTGACTCATCAAAGATTGATCAAGAGGCCAAAATCCCTGCAGACACTCTGAATGGGTTGAAGGAGCTCGGGCTGTTTGGAATCATGGTTCCTGAGGAGTACG GTGGTCTTGGATTATCCAACGTCATGTACGCACGACTGAATGAGATCATCGCATTAGATGGCTCTATAGCTGTAACTCTAGCAGCACATCAAGCCATTGGACTTAAG GGGATTCTGATTGCAGGTAATGAAGCCCAGAAGACGAAGTATCTGCCCAAGCTGGCCTCAGGAGAACACATTGCAGCTTTTTGCCTAACAGAACCTGGAAG TGGAAGCGATGCAGCTTCCATCCAGACCCGTGCAACCCTGTCTGAAGATGGAAAACATTATCTCATCAATGGCTCCAAG ATTTGGATTTCAAATGGAGCAACTGCAGATATTATGACAGTATTTGCCAGGACTGAGGTGACGGTTGACGGTGTGAAGAAAGACAAAATCTCTGCTTTTATTGTTGAGAGAGCTTTCGGCGGCATCACAAGTGGAAAACCAGAGGACAAATTGGGCATAAGGGGATCGAATA CTTGTGAGGTGTCCTATGACAATGTCCCAGTGCCATTGGAAAACGTAATAGGAAACGTAGGAGATGGTTTCAAG ATTGCCATGAACATCCTGAACTCAGGGAGGTTCAGTATGGGCAGTTCCTGTGCTGGAATGATAAAAAAACTAATTG AACTGAGCTCAGAGTATGCTGCAACGAGGAAGCAGTTTAATAAAAGTCTCAGTGAATTTGGTATGATTCAG GATAAGTTTGCATACATGGCCCTTAATGCCTTCGTGATGGAGAGCATGGCCTACATGACTGCAGGAATGATGGACAGACCAGGGGTTCCAGATTGTTCTCTAGAGGCTGCCATGGTCAAG GTGTTCAGCTCAGAGGGAGGCTGGATTTGTGTCAGCGAGGCTCTGCAGGTCCTAGGGGGCCTCGGGTACACAAAGAACTATCCCTTTGAGCGCTACGTAAGGGACTGTCGCATCCTGCCCATCTTTGAG GGAACAAATGAAATTTTGAGGATGTACGTCGCTCTCACTGGAATGCAGTATGCTGGCAATGTCCTCACGGCGAAAATTAA AGAGATAAAGAAAGGGCATGTAGTTCTGGCGATGGGCATGGCCGGCAAGAAACTCAAAACCTTATTAGGAGGCTCAGTGGACCTCGGCCTGACGGGAAAGGATGGAGTGGTGCATCCTAGCATGCAG GAAAGTGCAAAGAAGTTTGAGCAGAATGTCAACCTTTTTGGGTCAACTGTGGAGAGCCTACTGTACAGATACGGAAAG ACCATAGTGGATGAGCAGCTCATCCTGAAGAGAGTAGCAGATGTTCTGATCAACCTCTACGCCATGACAGCCGTCCTGTCTAGAGCCAGTCGCTCCATCAGCATCGGACTCAGGAATCACGACAATGAG GTGCTACTTGCAAACACTTTCTGCAACGATGCTTTCTTCAAGAACAATTACTGGATGGTTCAGCTGCAAAAAC ATTCTCCTGAGAATAATGATGCCAACATCAAGAAGATTGCCACGGCGGTCTTCGAGAACAGAACTTACATATGCTCTCACCCTCTCGAGAGAACATACTAA